From the genome of Capsicum annuum cultivar UCD-10X-F1 chromosome 4, UCD10Xv1.1, whole genome shotgun sequence:
AAAATCCACACCCCTATCAAGGCTGAGCTCAGCACAGTTGTCTCCAAGGAAATACAAGAGATGAGATTTGACGTTTGGAGATGAAGTATTATCGTTGGGTCTTTTATTAATTGGAGAAGAcaacattatttaataattaaaaataatgacatgTATTATACTTGTGGCACTTAAAAATACTGATTTTGTAGGGTTGAAGCCTCAACTGACGCGCTTATTGGGGGTGTTCTCACCTCCCATGATACGTCAGCAATTGGAGGGGtataaaatatagtaaaaaaaatgttTAGAGGGGGTAATGGGACTCTcgtaaaggttgagtgtgtagttgagattttgaCTAAAGATTGAGGGGTAATGgaccattttctctaaaaaaaaaaattaaaattcatactcctaataaatatttttagaggtAAAATAACTTGAAAATTTAGATATAgctaaacttaaaattttcatttcCCTCTAAATTTATTCTCTAAAAAGGTTTAGCCTCAGTATGAGTCTTAACATGGTTATAATATCATTTGATCTAAATATTTCATTTGAGCATAATACAAATGAGTGTTTTAACCTCAATGAGTCACAATGTCGATGAATATTCAATTTTcgacttgaatttgaatcccaaTGAAGATAATGATAAGAAATTTGAAGTAAGATTGCAAGAATCGATGGAAGATTTAAACCTAAATTATGGTAAATAATTGCTCCTTATGTGCCCTCCTTTGAAAAATGTTTTGaatttatatgtaattttttttatttaataaacaaaTTCAATTGAAGATTTGTTACAATcacaatgaaagaaaaaaaactgagCAATGAAACAAGTATTGCAATATATGAAATGTTACAATAAAAGTGTGTTGATGGTAAACTTAAAAAAGGAGTTACGAAAATAGTGGCATCACATTTCTCGACTTCCATTCAAACAATTCAACGCATTTGGAGACTATCAAATTTTGGTGAATGTGCTTCTAGTGGTGTGTACGGGAAAAAAGTGAACAATTTTGGTCGAAAAAAAATGAGATGGATCATAATCGTTTTAGTGCAATTCCTTTACGGAAGCAGACAACTCTACGATCATTAGCTTATTCCATGAATATGAGCAGGACCATTTTATTTAGGCATTTGAAGTTGGGACATATACGAAGACATTCTAATTCCATAAAACCTtatttaaaagaggaaaaaaaactaAATCAGTTGTAATTTTGTTATCTATGCTTGATCGTGGTAGCATATCACATGATTCAATTTTTACCAACATGTTCAATACAGTTCATAACGACGAGAAGTGGTTTTATATGaccaaaaaaatgaaatgaattaTCTACTGCCTGATTAGGAAGATCCAATCTGCACTGCCAAAAGCAAAATTTCATCGACAAAGTTATGTTTTTAGTTGATGCGGCTCGTCTTAGACTTGATGTACAAATAGTAGAAATATTTTATGGTAAAATTGAATTGTTTCCTTTTGTTACACAAGAACGAGCTAAAAAAGATAGTGCAAATAGACCTGCGGGCactatggaaacaaaatcaataacTTCGGTAACCAAAGAAATTTCACGATCATTCTTGATTAATAGAGTACTTTCAGCTATCAAGGCTAAATGTCCTAGAGAAGATTTAAATTCTACGATATTCATACAACAAGATAATGCAAGAACTCACATTCAACCTAATAACGAGAAATTTTGTCGAGCATCGGCACAAGATGGATTTGATAATCGTTTGATGTGTCAACCACCCAATTCTCCAGATTTGATTGTCTTAGACCTTGGATTTTTCAGACCTATTCAGTCTCTACAACACAAGAAAAGTCTTAAAAGTATTGATGATCTTGTTGCGGCTATCATAAATCATATGAAGATTTTTCAACAGAGAAGTCCAATCATGTTTTTCTAACATTGCAGTCATGTATGATCATAAAAGTAAAAAGGTTCACATAATTACAAGATTCAACACTCTTAGTAAAGCTAATTTAGCAAGGAACGATCAGCTGTCAGTACAACTGAAATGTGATCCAGAATTAGTACAAAAAACTCTCgattttttaggttaaattttatttctGAAATACAAAGTTGAGCGAAATACTGAAATATTCTTTTATAgttaatatttcaaatattccagTTGAACATTTATTGATTGTATAACCATCTTGAATAAAATTGATTTGCTTTTCTAAAGTTTAACCGTCCTGGCAATATTCGTGTTGAACATTCAATTCTTAATTTGTTCAAGcattaaagaaaaaacaatgtCCAATCTGCACTAAATAACCAGAAGTTTATACCTTACTTGTAAAGTTAaatcattaagaaaaaaaaaatcacatgcTACAACTTCACATATCTAATAGGAAATAGTGTACTACTGCTACTGTTAACTTCTATCCTCACTATTCCAATCATTTTGTGTGCACAACTTAATAACATAGGACTTTCTTGAAATGAGAATTTTAAGATGAGTGGGGCAAGAAGTGGATTGTTAGGCATCAACAATCTTACTCCACAAATACATACACAATCGAATAAGCGGATAaaaatttttaatacaaaaaacaagaacataaagaaaataattattctaaTAAAATTTGGAAAGATAAATTTTTAACATAATTCGTATTTCATCTTCAATATTGGTGTCTCGAACCATTTCAATTGAATCTTTTAACTTTTTCAATAGACTCTTCAATGATAGTGTCTTGAGTTTTTTCAACCGAATCTTCCATAATcgtattttgaattattttaattaaatcttCATTCATAATAATATCGTGAACTATTTCAACCGAATCTTCAAGATCAAAATTCataacctaattttttttcttttttaactctcTTTCAATTTTGTCTTTAAAATTGATACAAAGACAATGAAAAAATGGaaatatatacaataatagtTTCAACTACTAACCTGCTGCAGCATTAATTGAATGGTTTTACCACAGAACTGAACTCTCCAAGACTACTTTTACTTAAATGCAAACGGCTGTAGTATGTGACAATTCAACTCTTTGTATGACAAAAGTAGTCTTGGAAATTACTCCTCAATAGTAGTCTCGGAATATCTATTGAATAtatttcatacgtcagatatccgcacccccctacaaatggtatcagagcccagtaattcaaaaaatacggaagtgagatatatgttagagttattagaatttatgttagagttattagaatttacctataaattattaaattagttatgcgaagaccatttaaaaatagaaaagcttttagaaaaattaaagaatctttaattagtaattattcagaatatataagtctaaataaaacaaaagaaagcccacaaaaattagcctacttaattatattaatatctagtattgaatcaaaattaataatccatttaaaatctagaagaatgaaacacataccacctaattatgataaaattagatttagatatccatcaagatattataaatataatttaaaatgaataaagtacaacaatacaaagaattaaaacaaattatttctgaaaaacgtaaagaattaaaaataagaataaaaagactacattataatatattcgctggagttagtaaaaattcaatagatacacaaaaagataaaatatcaaaattagaatcacaaatagatagtttagaatatatatatcaacatgaactattcacaataaaatgaataaagaagaatttataatcgatgttgaagagacagagacagataattatgataccgaagatagtgaaacatatacagaaatattagcaaatacaaaaaatttagaaatcaatgaaaaacaaaaagaaattaatgaggaaaacttagaaagtacccacacagaaataaatactcttgataaaaaagaaaatgaaaatataatacctaaaacaacagaaataagaaaacctatatattataagaataagtttaaaaaatataatgaatatgataaatggataccaaaacaaataattaataaaaattataactttttagacctagactgtgtaatagatacagaaaaaacaatacaattatggataggatatatgacaaaacaattattagataataatataaatataacagatgcaccggaatatatagaaaaaacgctaataggatcagtaaaactatggttttcaaatttaacttaaaatagcaaaaaagtattaagaactaataaacctatagaaggaacatcgtcgacaacaactaaactaacacctatagaattattaaaaaaatatgaaacaactataaaagatgaatttggtagtacaacaacaatagaagaagaacaagatgaagaaaaagatacaaataggaatttaatgttaaaactagcaatatgtaatatgtgttatatagatgaatatacttgcgcatttaaagaatattattacaaaggagcatatagtatagaagaaagtaaagaaataagaaaattatattttaataaattacccgagccatttagttcgaaaataataaaaagttgggaagaagcaaaaatagtagatacgttaggagcaagaataaaatttttacaacaatggtatagaaacttatgtgaaaaatatagagaagaattaaaaatggaaaaaacattaataagaaatttagcatgttgcaaaaataaaatagcaccccaatttggatgtgaagaaagatattataagaaaagaaaaagacataagaaatataaaaaatataaaaaatcaaaatataaatataagaaaccaagaaaaagatattatgtgaaaaattataaacataaaagaccatatagaaagaagaaatctataaaagaatgtacttgttataactgtggaaagttaggacatttagctagagattgtaaattacctaaaaatccaaaaaataaacaaatatcagaaataaaaatagataatacagaatatatgcagatagattatatagattatgaattagaaagtgaagatagtatatatgaaataattccagaaaacgaaacagataatgaaatagatagtgaaatagatgaatcaaatgactgaagaagatataaaaataataacaaaggaagaatatttaaatgatgaaggaacggaacaaaaaataatatttgatagtaacatatttgatgaaataaaaggaaaaaaattagatctaagtgtagagaaaatatttaaaataccaacaataaaaaatatttttactaggaaaaaggatgaatattatgtagtatgccaaaaagaacatgtaatagactgcagatatgcaaaaggaaaagctagtataccactagtaacaaaaagaataattaataaagaaataaatgatataaaaagtaaaggagatccaataaaatatgtacaccttggaggtacagagatactaataaaagcatgttttagagaaggaatagatacaccaatagaattatatttagcagatgatagaattataaaacctataaaaaaagcataataactgccgtaaacggaaatctaatatatcaaaaatttaaatttataataagtgcaaattattcagtagcggtaacagatagaaatatagataaatcactcgtattatattgaaaaatatcaggaatagaattaaccccaggaagtaaaatatttacagcaagatgcaaaaatctatatgtattaacaacaaaacataaaataacaggaaaaaataagattaacaaaatacgaatagaaagcccattcgaacaaattgtaaaaacaataaattataatgattatagctatagagacatagatatagaagaaaatttagaaatagtaaatgatagaataagtacaacgaaaagaatagctaatgaaaaaccagaatcatcaagctcataaaaaagaacaagttatgaaacaaattcgataagtaatttaaaccaatattacataacaggaaaaataaatgaaaaagaatatctaatacttttgaatacaggacaagaagaaaattatatagcaaaatatctagtaaaagatgaagaaataaagatcgataatgatatgtgcccagatctaccaagaagtttaataaataataaaaatatagcagaaaaagaaataataataggagttagaaaaataaaaatagaattcgaagtaaaggaagaaatgcaaaaagcggatataatattaggaataaaatggttagaacaagtaaaaccatataatatagaacatacacaattaaccttaacatataacaaagaaaagttattcttaaaaagagttttaacatgaaatgaagatatatgtattaatgaagatagtagtagaaggatattacagtagatactatacgcctatgatagatacaggagcagaagctaatttatgtagatataattgcttaccagaaagtaatcgggataaattaaaaacaccaataatacttaaaggatttaataatgaaggaaacttaattacttataaagccaGGAATGTAAAattacaagtatgggataaaatattaacaatagaagaaatttataattatgaattaacattaaaagatatacttttaggaatgccattcttagataaattataccaaTTATTCCTCAAAAGTAGTCTTGGAAATTACTCTGAGCTTTTAATGTAGGGTAGAATTGAAAAAAGTTTTAacgattcacttattttaaatataaaaaaatgtttcaataattaatttattatgaaataaagtattaaatattaattaacaaatataatataataaattattatatcaattattttttttttaatgagtgtATCATGTCAAAAATTAACAAgtaaaatgaatgaataaaataaaaaatacaatgttTAAAGTAATTTTCAACAACATTTACTTTATCTGACCATGGTGAAGCTCCCTTTTTTTAATCTTTGAAGAGCcggaaatttttttgaaagaaaaagagaaacgtGGCTATGAGAAAAAAGATTCTGTTAAAAGAAATGGGAAAAATTGACGGAAGGATGTTTTTAATCATTTTTCAGAATTTTGAAGGATATTCTTAGCTAAATAGCATATTAGGAGGATGTAATGGAAGTTGTGGTAAAATTAAGGAGATGTATTTGGTCAAAAACTCGAAGGGTAGCATACAAATATAATGATTATCCATTAGATCATTTTGTCAATATCCTAGTAATACCAAAAATCAAATACTCATAAAAGCCGCCTGCTCCTTCCACTCCGAGCGGGAAACCGCACTTTGAGCATTCTAGTGCAGGAATGGCGCCACTTATGCAAAGCTCGCAGCCATGGGTCGAGAAATAGTAACTACATTTAAATTAACTATCTCTCTCCTCTTTTCTACACATTTTTGTTTACTGGATATGTAACTATTAGAGTTTTTCCCATTTGCAGCCGACCAAAGCAAGTGAAGGACGTAGCTCACCAGGATGAGGTCGTTCGAGTCCTCTCCAACACTCTCGAAACCTCTAACGTAACCCCACTTCCCTTCTATTTTGAGTTCCATTTCATTCGTTTATTACTAAGCACATTAGACACTTCTTCCTAGGGTTTTCTTTCTCCCTAAATTTTGGTGTTGTGAATATGTTTACACCATCAACATACAAAATTCAGCTTCATAAGCATGAAAATCTGTTTTAATTGCTCAACTTGCATGTAATCTTTCACGATTTTTTGTTGAATATTCGCTCCTTTGTTTTTTGGTATAGTGCCCGCATATGCTGTTTTATGGTCCACCTGGAACTGGAAAGACCACCACTGCTCTTGCCATTGCCCATCAGCTTTTCGGGTATGTTCTGCTCTAATTGATGTTAATTTCACTTAAATTTTGGACTTCTGGTGGAGTTGATTATGGATAAGTTTCTACTGATCCGCTTCCtgaatatcaatatctattttagCGAAGAAAGtatggtttttttttttcctgttgATTTCATTTAGCAAATTTTTAGTTTAGTGGAATTGATTATGAATAGGTCTCTACAAATCTGATTTTGAAAATCCCTTCTGGCGGCCCAACGACCTATAATGTTAGTCACTACTCCGATTGGGGCTAGGAGTTTCTATCTTACACTGTTTCTAGCTTAGCAAAGAAAGTAATTTTGTTCTTCTGCTAAAATTTGACACAAAATTCAAGTGAAAGGAGGAAAAAGGCTggaacttttgaaaaaaattcacTACTTTTTGAGCAATTTAAACACTCCTTTGTTTCCAGAGAATGATATTGTGTAAGGCTGAAACTTTGGGACATCTGTTTTCTTTGCAATTtcattttctagattttgaaaAGACTTGAACAGCTTGCGCCCTTGCTTCAATTTCTTGGACCTGCATTCAAGTTCTAGATTTTCATCTACCTGCCTCCACTTTTGCTGAATTTAGGTGTCTTGAcatatgttgctcggactcttcaaaggGAAGTATTGGAGGATCCGATGCGGGTGCCACAACTTTTTGGAAGAGTCTGTGCATACGGTTCTATTAGTTTTGCTAATACTCTGGCAGTGTAAAACATACGGTTCTATTAGTTTTGCTAATCCTTTATTCCTTATACTTAGTTATAGTGAATTCTTCTAGAATTTTTCAACTAGTGGTTACAAGTTTAAGCAATGAGGACGTCCTTCTTTGAACATTTCTATTGGTAAAATCCTCTATCTGACAAGAATCTTCTTGGGTGGGTTTCCTTGAGGAGTTCCTGTGGtgcttttgagattagtggatGCATTTTATGGTGGACAAGTGGCTACTCATATTTTCTCCGATTCGAAGACAATTTACGTTATCAAACATAGGACTAATGGTTCTGCTGTTCGGATGTTCCCTTTTTCCTGAGATACTTTCTTATGTGTATATACCATCTTCCAATTAATTCTTCTTTGGCAGACCTGAGCTGTATAAGTCGAGGGTATTGGAGCTAAATGCTAGTGATGACCGTGGTATCAATGTAGTTCGCACAAAAATTAAGAACTTTGCTGCTGTTGCTGTAGGCTCTAGTAGGCAAGGGTAAACTTCCGTCTTGGCTAGTTCAGTTTATAATGCTTTTTAATACTTTGTTTTTAACTGCATATCTTCCTTACTCATTTCAGTGGTTATCCCTGTCCACCTTTTAAGATCATAATCCTTGATGAAGCAGATTCGATGACTCAAGATGCTCAAGTGAGTTGCCTTACTTTTACTATTAAGATTAAGCAACATAAATTTAACCTAACACTCGGGTTTGCAGAATGCCTTGCGACGTACGATGGAGACATATTCAAAAGTTACGAGATTCTTCTTCATTTGTAATTACATCAGCAGGTTTGGTATCATTCTTCAGTTTTtcgttctttttaattttttcttgcttCAATGTCTTTCCAATTTCCTTTGCGTTTCTCATGTCTGTTGGAACAATATATTGTAATTCACAACTCAAATTGATTATAGTGCCCTTGGAAGTCAGCTTTACTGTTTCTCTTGAGATCATTTTCGTTGATGgaagaaaatcaaatttaaaGAAGGGATG
Proteins encoded in this window:
- the LOC107867805 gene encoding replication factor C subunit 4 isoform X2, with product MAPLMQSSQPWVEKYRPKQVKDVAHQDEVVRVLSNTLETSNCPHMLFYGPPGTGKTTTALAIAHQLFGPELYKSRVLELNASDDRGINVVRTKIKNFAAVAVGSSRQGGYPCPPFKIIILDEADSMTQDAQNALRRTMETYSKVTRFFFICNYISRIIEPLASRCAKFRFKPLTEEIMGSRILHICKEEGLNLDSEALSTLSSISQGDLRRAITYLQSAARLFGSSISAKDLISVSGVIPNVVVQAIFSACRSGNFDLANKEVNNVIAEGYPVSQMLSQTTFLTNRKQEYARNLLKRTSVLLMEQMSICSF